Genomic segment of Dromiciops gliroides isolate mDroGli1 chromosome 3, mDroGli1.pri, whole genome shotgun sequence:
tgagtcaggtgggagagggagaaaacatattatccacctccaaagaaagaattgatattgatggaacagattgaagcatgctatttttcactttctttcatttttcttttattcaagttttcttaaacaaaattattaatatggtaatgttttacataattgtacatgtataatctatatctgattgcttattgtctcaggaagggaggtaaggagggataaaaattggaaccagaaagtataaataaaaatgcttatattttttaaaaaatcaggtgaTAATAATTTAGTTAAATATCTTTCAAACTTATCACTTCATATAAAGTCTTACCAGCCTAGGCATTTTTATGCTAATCATGGTAGTTTATGTGGTACCTTCCATGTGTCAAGCTTTTTCTATATCTTGGAAGTTGTCTGTTTTTAATAATACTTTAGAATGTTTAGTCTATAATTTCTTAAGTTATTAACATTCCATGCCAATTAGTAAAAGTATCTATAAATAGGATAGtattttctaaaaattatattcctaaaaaGTCTGGGTAGTATAGTGCTCATCCTTTACACAAGTCTGGCACTGAGTTAAGCACTTCACAACTATGTATTTCTCCCCAAAACCCGGGAGGATAGGTGCAAATATTTATTATCCCCTTTGTACATACAAGGACTGATTAGATTATCTGATttgtgggtcagctaggtggctcaatggatagagcactggccctgaagttgggaggacctgagttcaaatatcatcttagacatttactagttgtgtgaccctgggcaattcacttaaccccaattgcctccaataCCTCCGGtcgtcctgatatgtatcttgctattaggcccagatggctctggaggagagagtgagattggtgaccttgcacagccctccctcatttgaatccaattcactgcaagtcatgacgtcaccccaatgtccttttcctctttgagaatgaaggaccaccaccaccaccaacaacaacaatagcacaaGAGACTCTGATTTATTaccattttaatattttcaacCCAATCAATTTATAATGACTAGTGGCAATAACTAAACTTCATTTTGCACAAggttccattatttttatttgactcaTGTTCAAAAATTCATGGGGCCATTCCCAACTTTCGATTActgcttctttgtttctttgagttACCCAAAGAGCCAAaccaatttccttaatttttttaaatcactaatcCTTTAGCATAACtatttaaatacttaataaatacttgtatctttcctttctttcctttcctttttctgctgAGATGCCAGTGGATAAGAAGCTCTACCTTATTGTCAAACAGTTGGCAGTGGCCACTTTTAAGCAGGGAATCAGTTAAAAGAAAACTCTtcaggcaactagatggtacagtgggtaaagcactaaccctggattcagaaggacttgaattcaaatctgacctccaacacttgacacttactagctgtgtgaccctgggcaagtcaattaaccctcattgccctgcaaaaaaaaaaaatgggggaaaaaaactctTCCCCTAAAGGAAGAATGAGTTGAAATAAAGCCAGGCCTCCACtaactagtttttaaaaatttgataattatattttaaaataattagttTCAGTTGTAAACCTACATATttcaaaacattcttctgagaaaccTTTGGCTTCATGTCAGAGGGATCCATGCAAAGATGGGTAAGAATCTCTTCTGTATTAATGGGGGTATGATCCTCTCCTTGACCACAATAAGAAACAtacttcctttctatttctagtcCTAGCCCTTGTCAGAGGTGAAATCTCTCTTTCTGAGGTAGGAGGTTCAGTCCCATCATTCTTGGTCTCTTTGGAGAAGACAGGTGGTCCTGCAGTAGAAGGTGTTCCTACTGAGAATCCTAGCCCTAGATCTGCTCAGCTATTCAGGGATGTAAGAGGGAAAGATTTGCCTATATCTCAGATGGCCATCTGAGAAGGTCTGAGCTCTTTTTTTCATTCACAGTTGAAtgtggaagaagaggggaagctGTGTCATGAGGAGGGAGCCAGGCCTCAGTGAGTACAAGATGAAAGAAAGGTATAGACAAGAGGGTTTAAGACAAAAGCAAGTTTGTCATCTATGGAACAGACATTTCAGAGAGCACAGGAGAAGGAGTGGTTAGCTTAAAAATGAAACATTGACATGATCTAGGGTGAAGTGGGTATTAATATGACACCTTTCGCTAGTCAGTGGGGGAGATAGAATGTGGTTTGATCAATGGAAGCCAAGGTTTTGGAATTGATGGAAGTAAAAGGGCATGCTGGGTTGAAAGGATAGTAATCTTTGAATAATGAGGTGATGTAGGTTTTCATTTTTCCTAGTCCCTAGGGCTTCAGCCTCTGAGGAGTCCTCAAAGAGCATTAAGCGGCAGAGTCTAGCTGGAAAGAGAGGGGGgcatgggaagaagagagaacagaTAAGAGGTCTAGGACAAGGCAATAAGTGTGGAGCTATAGAAATTTGCTGGGAAAGGAGACCAACAGTTATGCTGGCCCAGGGAGGCTAGGCTACACCCTTCCTTCCCCTGCAGGCCCAAGAAACAGGAGTTCTGTGGAATGGATACCTTCTTTCAAAGCAAATTTTAGCTGattttcatcattattaaatAGGAAGGTTAAAATGAAATCATGTGTAGAGGGCCTTTAGGAAACTtgaaagtgccatgtaaatgctaTCTTTTGATATAGTTAGAACCCTTAATGAGACTGGGTGGTGAGATCATTTGGTCAAAAGCTCTCTTCACTGAAAAGAAGACTTGAGGCTCCCTTTGTCTTGGCACTTTGCACttagcaaataattagaaaactgCTATGATGAATTGATCAAGGGAATAAACTCCCTTTTCATTGTTCCTGAGGAGAGAAAACTTTGATGCACTtagaaagtgtctgagttcaaTGTAAGTAAATGAGGTGCTGGGCTAGACATGTAACTAACTACTAAGCAATGGTTCTGGGTTGGGGGCAGAACAAAGGGATTTTTCTATTGTGCTACTCATTGTGAGCATAGCAATTCAGACCTTGATATGAATGGGAAAGGGGTGGAGATATCTGGGGAAAGTAGATAAAAGCCCAGTACTGGCTTACATTGAGCAATCCCTGTTCTGAGACCAGAGTGGACCCACTTGGAGCTGAGATCATGACTGAGAAGCCTCCCAGCAGGGTTTCAAAGGTAGGTTTCCTCCTGGAAAAATGCTCTTTTTCCTGCATATCTGTGAAAATTGAGAGCTGGCCTGCTGAGGGAAGGGGTTTGGAGTCACTAGAGATATGGGGCTTGCATGAGTGCCTGGCTCATGGATCAAAGACTGCAGGCAAGTTTCTTACTCTGCCTaactttagtttccttgtctgtagcATCTGGAAGTTTAAATCTCCTTAACTCAGGCAGACTGGCAGGCTGAAATGGGATAATACATGGAGAATGTGAGTAGGTCTTAAGGTTAGCCTGATGTTATTTAGGTTAGAACCACTCCAAAAGGTAATACTGTCCTGATTCTAATAAACAGTGATATTATTCTGGACTGTCCTGCTTGGGGAGATTAGGTATAGGTGAATTCTGAGGGAGGTCCTAAAGTAGCATCCAAAAGCTCTGGAGTAATCCAGCAccaattgttttcctttgcaggACCTACTTGTACACTCAGTtaagaagcatttcttaaacacttactatatgccaggcagtgagctgtgttaggaatacaaagaaaggcaaaaacatggtccctaccaacaaagagctcacattctaatggggagatgaTGTGAATATGGAACATATGCTCAGTGTAAATGACAGGGAATTTTTagagggaataggggaagaatgAGGATGAGAGGCCAGGGGATTCGACATTTAATCCTACACTTGGCaccagattggatatgtgggatgaataCATGTGGTGTGATAAAGGGTGACACTGAGGATGAACCTGGGTGGTTATGAGGAttgtggtgcccttgacagtaagaGGGGATTTTAAAGAGCTAAGGGTTTGAAAGGAATAAGACCTTAGTTTTAGAAAGCTTAggtttgagatacctatgggacatccagtttgagttGTCCAAAAAGGCATGGAGTGAAGCTCAGGAGACAGGTTAGGCTCTGTCCATAGACCTGAGAATCATCTGTATAAAGATGCAGAGCTAGGTTTGACAATATGGATTGAGTGTGATAAGATAGAATTTTAACTGTTTGTATCATGGATCGCTTTAGCTATCTGGTGAAACCTGCAGACCCactctcagaattatgtttttaaatgtataaataaatttcCTCCTTCCAATTGCATGGATCCAAGAGCACATTGATTTGACCCAGGAAACAAGCAGGGGAAAGTAGGATGTTTGCTGTAAAAGTGACTCCAGGATCAACAAGATCAGAGACTTAGAGTCCTAAAGTTTAGAAATCTTTagaccatcaaatccaacctctctCATTTCACTGAGGACACAGATTAAGAGAGAGTATAAATGACTTGGTGAAGATCACAGGTAGATGGCAGAACAAGATTCTAACCCACTTTCTCTGTTCCTGAACTTTTTCCAAGGCTGTTTTCACAGTAATACAGTGCTTCTTGTTGTTGGCTCTTATGTAGGCAAACATTTCATGGGGCAGTGTATTCTTACCTCTGAAAAAGCATTATCTCCTGCCATGGTAAAGAGGAATTTCCTATAGGATCATTCTTGTTGATCTCTCTAAGAGTAGCTAAATAGTTGCTAAAAGAACAATAGAGAGAAGGAAGTTAAAATTAAAGGCttaaaaatgttgttgttcagtcattttcagtggtgtccaactcacCCAGgtccccatttggggattttttggcaaagatactggagtggtttaccatttccttctccattttagcCATAAGAACCGAGGAaaactgagattaaatgacttgcccagggtcacgcatttagtaagtatctgatttgAACttggagatgaatcttcctgattccaagccaagtgTTTTAAGTACTGctccaacctagctgccctcaacaaatttcaaataatctttttaCCATAACATTTTCCACATGATTTTGTTCAAATTTGGGGACCACTTTCTCTATACTCTCCTCAGATGATTGATCCATCCttgatttcttccctttcttactCCATCTCCCAGAAAGAGGAATGTGTTTGCCTTCACTTTCTCAACCTACAAGCTATGTTGAAGCCAAGCCACAAAAAAGCTCCCTAATGAAGTAATCCTCTTAGTGGTTAGGCATCAAGTGGTTAGGCTAGAGGAGGGGATAAAGGGGAAGTCATTAGGTAGTACTCCCTGATAGTGcaggcaaagaaaggcaaaagccactGCCCAGGCCCATATTgctatttcatttgtttgtttgtttgttttagtgaggcaattggggttaagtgacttgcccaggttcacacagctagtaagtgttaagtgtctgaggctggatttgaactcaggtactcctgactccagggctgatgctctatcccaTATTGCTATTTCAGCCCAGTGACTTTGATACTGACCCTTCCCTCTGTAGGTGCCAGTGGTGAAACAGAAACCATTGAGATTCAGCTTGAAGCTGGAGCTGACAAGGAAGTACTGCCTGGGCATcgcctcctcttccccttcttcctcctaatcatcttcttccctctctctttttcctctcctcctttgcctccttatctttctccttgtctttctccctcttttccttctccctctccttgtcttctctcctcttctccagctGAAACCCAGTTGGCCCAGCCCAGCTCCCCACACCATCATGGAGAACACCAGCCCTAGCAGTGATTGAAGATGATGGCCCAGGCTATGAGCTGGACTTATTTTGCATCCCCAAGCATTATGCCCAAGATCTGGAAAAAGTATTGATTCCTCATGGGCTAATCCTGGACAGGACTGAACGTTTGGCGCAAGATGTGATGAAGAAGATGGGAGGCCACCCCATGGCTGTCCTCTGTGTCCTCAAGGATGGCTATCAACTCTTTGTTGATTTGCTGGATTACATCAATGCACTCAACAGGAATAATGATCAATCAGTTCCTGTGACTGTAGATTTTATCAGATTGAAGAGCTACTGTAATGGCCAGTCAACAGGGGACATAAAAGTAGTTGGGGGAGATGATCTCTCATCCTTAACTGGAAAGAATGTCCTGATTATTGAAGATATAGTGGACACAGGGAAAACAATGCAGACTTTGCTTTCCCTGATCAAGCAGTATAATCCAAAGATGGTGAAAGTAGCCAGCTTGCTGGTAAAAAGGACCCCTCGAAGTGTGGGATACAGACCTGACTTTGTTGGATTTGAAATTCCAGACCAATTTGTTGTTGGATATGCCCTGGACTACAATGAATACTTCAGGGACTTAAACCATGTGTGTCATTAGTGAGGATGGCAAAGACAAGTACAAAGCATGAGATCAACTTGGTGTGCAGAGGAGCTGGCCCATTTGAACTCAAATGTATAAAgactttttatacttctccaacactgaatctcagaaattttttaatggggtttctcacaattttATTCTGATGTAAAGAGGTGACTacaattgatgtaggaggcaaaaaggggttaatagaaaaacccaagacccaagctctaattcagatattagctctaaaagggagtcagatcccagttaatggataacttatgttaggttctcgtacccatagtgatcaacatccataacggaccaaaatgcgtcaggtcaaaataacaataaaggaaaaagacaacctatagaaattctaatgaaaaatgattatatttggaaactagccatgggaatcagaaagagacatgtgcagaaaaggccaaatttgtccccagattcaccttatgacttaTAAAcctcaaaaacacacctccactgaaaaaggtacccgccttgggggttggcttaggaccccaggaactccaaattaggataagccctcccctgaaacacccctaggtggagaatattataatgagaaggacaggccctcccctctACCTCCCCTAGGTGGGGATTATTATAAttagactgat
This window contains:
- the LOC122750066 gene encoding LOW QUALITY PROTEIN: hypoxanthine-guanine phosphoribosyltransferase-like (The sequence of the model RefSeq protein was modified relative to this genomic sequence to represent the inferred CDS: inserted 4 bases in 2 codons), producing MTEKPPSRVSKVPVVKQKPLRFSLKLELTRKYCLGIASSSPSSSYLFLLPLLVFSPLLQLKPSWPSPAPHTIMENTSPSXVIEDDGPGYELDLFCIPKHYAQDLEKVLIPHGLILDRTERLAQDVMKKMGGHPMAVLCVLKDGYQLFVDLLDYINALNRNNDQSVPVTVDFIRLKSYCNGQSTGDIKVVGGDDLSSLTGKNVLIIEDIVDTGKTMQTLLSLIKQYNPKMVKVASLLVKRTPRSVGYRPDFVGFEIPDQFVVGYALDYNEYFRDLNHXCVISEDGKDKYKA